One genomic window of Cupriavidus oxalaticus includes the following:
- a CDS encoding paraquat-inducible protein A: MQDPDKLVACEHCDALHTRAALKQDERATCLRCGGALYRDSSRAYRRLLPLVVTALILLLVSNAYPIVAMDLKGSRMETTLWSAVQALYADDMAPVAMLVFATTILFPLAELLMMCYLLVSMAQNRTPPGFERILRGICRTRPWGMIEVFMIGVLVTLVKLSTIAQVMPGVALWSFGALVVVLAVILSFDPRELWHHLDVHDADDVPARSRDTAP; this comes from the coding sequence ATGCAGGATCCGGACAAGCTGGTGGCATGCGAACATTGCGACGCACTCCATACACGAGCGGCGCTGAAACAGGACGAACGTGCCACGTGCCTGCGCTGCGGCGGCGCACTGTATCGCGACAGTTCGCGAGCCTATCGCCGCTTGCTGCCGCTCGTGGTGACTGCCTTGATCCTGCTTCTGGTTTCGAACGCGTACCCGATTGTCGCCATGGACCTCAAGGGCTCGCGCATGGAGACCACGCTATGGAGCGCGGTACAGGCACTCTACGCGGACGATATGGCGCCGGTGGCGATGCTCGTGTTCGCCACGACCATCCTGTTTCCGCTCGCCGAGCTGCTGATGATGTGCTACCTGCTCGTGTCGATGGCGCAGAACCGCACGCCACCCGGGTTCGAGCGCATCTTGCGCGGCATTTGCCGGACGCGGCCGTGGGGCATGATCGAAGTCTTCATGATCGGCGTGCTGGTTACGCTGGTGAAGCTGTCGACCATAGCGCAAGTGATGCCTGGTGTCGCGCTCTGGTCGTTCGGCGCCCTGGTGGTTGTACTGGCCGTCATCCTGTCGTTCGACCCGCGTGAACTCTGGCACCACCTCGATGTGCACGATGCAGATGACGTACCGGCCCGCTCGCGGGATACCGCGCCATGA
- a CDS encoding paraquat-inducible protein A — MTEPLSPLPTATSRGLLSCHTCDRLSPMTLEAEPCPRCGTVLHHRKPASLARAWAFLLAAYLLYIPANLLPIMVTQSIFGTQRDTIMSGVIYLWLSGSYMLAIVVLIASIVVPLLKMMILTLLLLSVRRGSTWRLREQSSLYTLVEVIGRWSMLDIFVVALLASLVRAGALATIAPGAGALAFASVVVLTMLASLSFDPRLLWDALETSPSSTEFQHSENARTH, encoded by the coding sequence ATGACCGAGCCTCTGTCGCCCCTCCCCACCGCCACCTCGCGCGGACTGCTGTCGTGCCACACGTGCGACCGGCTCAGTCCGATGACGCTCGAGGCGGAACCGTGTCCGCGCTGCGGCACCGTACTGCATCATCGCAAGCCGGCCAGCCTGGCGCGCGCCTGGGCCTTCCTGCTGGCTGCCTACCTGCTGTATATCCCGGCCAATCTGTTGCCGATCATGGTGACGCAGTCAATTTTCGGCACGCAGCGCGACACCATCATGTCCGGCGTGATCTATCTGTGGTTGTCCGGCTCATACATGCTGGCAATCGTGGTGCTGATCGCCAGCATCGTCGTCCCGTTGCTGAAGATGATGATCCTCACCTTGTTGCTGCTATCGGTGCGCCGCGGATCGACCTGGCGCCTCCGCGAGCAGAGCAGCCTCTACACCCTGGTCGAAGTCATCGGCCGGTGGTCCATGCTCGACATCTTCGTGGTGGCACTGCTGGCATCGCTGGTGCGCGCCGGGGCGCTGGCCACCATTGCGCCCGGTGCCGGAGCCCTGGCCTTTGCCTCGGTTGTCGTACTGACCATGCTCGCGTCACTGAGCTTTGATCCCCGTCTGCTGTGGGATGCGCTCGAGACCTCTCCTTCCTCCACCGAATTTCAGCACTCCGAAAATGCCCGAACACACTAA
- a CDS encoding TolC family outer membrane protein: MSMALRAAQVALGCMLFLNAGESGAIDLVTAYQQALAHDPTSLAANDALTAGREKAVQGDALLRPRVNLQAALDRINNRSSGNQPVDGAPLVASDSSGTSRQAGVVLVQPLYDRTAVATRKQFREQSNLAQTQFDQSRQDLALRVAEAYFGVVLGEETLRVVQAEKAALRQQRDRAKARFDVGQGKITDLHEAQARLDGVESREVTAQSALEQRRTRFQETVGMPPDHLSALAPGFAPRPPEPDNLTAWQARGEEQSYLVKTRQSELDIAGMEIDKYRVSSRPTVALVARYGAQGQSGNLAPWVAPSNTRTATVGLQLNIPLYAGGGLDSRERESVARKSQAEQELAAARRDVRLKVQDGFLSVKTGVSRVAALEQSLTSARSALAATTLGRDVGTRTEPDVLDAQQRVFAAELDVVQARLDYLLGRLRLAAAAGELSEETLRSLNAWLAS, from the coding sequence ATGAGTATGGCCCTGCGGGCCGCGCAAGTGGCTTTGGGCTGCATGCTGTTCCTAAACGCCGGAGAGTCGGGCGCTATCGATCTCGTGACGGCCTATCAGCAAGCATTGGCGCATGATCCGACGAGCCTCGCTGCAAACGATGCGCTCACGGCGGGGAGGGAAAAGGCAGTGCAGGGCGACGCCTTGCTGCGTCCCCGCGTAAACCTCCAGGCGGCACTGGACAGGATCAACAATCGTTCGTCTGGCAACCAGCCGGTCGACGGCGCGCCGCTGGTAGCCAGCGATAGCTCGGGAACGTCGCGGCAGGCCGGCGTGGTGCTGGTTCAGCCGCTGTACGACAGGACCGCGGTAGCAACGAGGAAGCAGTTCCGCGAGCAGTCAAACTTGGCGCAGACGCAATTCGACCAGTCTCGCCAAGACCTGGCCCTGCGGGTGGCAGAGGCATACTTCGGCGTGGTGTTGGGCGAGGAAACGCTGCGTGTGGTGCAAGCCGAGAAGGCGGCCTTGCGGCAGCAACGCGACCGCGCCAAGGCCCGCTTCGACGTCGGCCAGGGCAAGATCACCGATCTTCATGAAGCCCAGGCGCGCCTGGATGGGGTGGAGAGTCGCGAAGTTACGGCGCAGTCCGCGCTGGAGCAACGACGCACGCGATTCCAGGAAACCGTCGGCATGCCGCCCGATCACCTCAGCGCGCTGGCGCCCGGTTTCGCGCCGCGGCCGCCGGAACCGGACAATCTCACGGCGTGGCAGGCAAGGGGGGAAGAGCAGAGCTACCTGGTGAAGACCAGGCAGTCGGAGCTCGACATTGCCGGCATGGAGATCGACAAGTACCGCGTCAGCAGCCGCCCGACCGTTGCGCTGGTGGCACGTTATGGCGCACAAGGGCAGAGCGGCAACCTGGCTCCCTGGGTTGCACCCAGCAACACCCGCACCGCGACGGTCGGCTTGCAGCTCAACATTCCGCTGTACGCGGGCGGCGGTCTGGATTCGCGCGAGCGGGAGTCCGTTGCGAGGAAGAGCCAGGCGGAGCAGGAGCTTGCCGCCGCCCGGCGCGACGTGCGCCTGAAGGTGCAGGATGGATTCCTCTCGGTGAAAACGGGCGTGTCGCGCGTCGCCGCACTCGAGCAGTCGCTGACTTCGGCGCGTAGCGCGCTCGCGGCGACGACGCTTGGCCGTGACGTGGGAACCCGTACGGAACCCGACGTGCTGGACGCGCAGCAGCGCGTGTTCGCCGCCGAGCTTGACGTGGTCCAGGCACGCCTGGACTACCTCCTGGGCCGTCTGCGTCTTGCCGCCGCGGCCGGCGAGCTGAGCGAGGAAACCTTGCGCTCGCTGAATGCCTGGCTCGCATCCTGA
- a CDS encoding phage major capsid protein yields MQLQITANKVSPISAVALAICRDKDAAARHLDDSREAMAVLKAAQGPASATEQGWAAELVRRVVLDFVAQLPDSVLAQLTALALPVDAMANETVYVPPRNLSGEAAAWVGEGQAIPVFSGLQSGAEVSDKKVAAIACFTRELVQSSNAPAVVDAALREAVARRADATLLSADAATADAPGGMFADATLGTGTDSATDDCKTLYESVPDATRGAFIMNGSQYIGASAIVDAQGRVARCPVVVSSRVPLGVVAFMDAADFCVSAGADVAVALSGDAAVHMSDGAAPIVGEDGTLAAPTTSLWQISAVGIRVVLPAAWAWRASGRVAVLENCTW; encoded by the coding sequence ATGCAACTGCAAATCACCGCCAACAAAGTGAGTCCTATCAGCGCAGTGGCGCTCGCCATCTGCCGCGACAAGGACGCGGCCGCACGCCACCTTGACGACAGCCGCGAAGCCATGGCTGTCCTGAAAGCCGCGCAAGGGCCTGCGAGCGCCACGGAACAGGGATGGGCGGCGGAACTGGTGCGACGTGTCGTGCTGGACTTCGTGGCGCAATTGCCGGATAGCGTGTTGGCGCAACTGACCGCGTTGGCCTTGCCGGTGGATGCCATGGCCAACGAAACGGTGTACGTGCCACCGCGCAACTTGTCCGGCGAAGCCGCAGCGTGGGTTGGCGAAGGCCAAGCCATCCCGGTTTTTAGTGGACTTCAATCCGGGGCGGAAGTCAGCGACAAAAAGGTTGCTGCCATCGCCTGCTTTACGCGGGAACTAGTGCAATCGAGCAATGCGCCGGCTGTGGTGGATGCCGCTCTGCGCGAAGCGGTGGCGCGCCGCGCGGATGCCACGTTGCTGTCCGCTGATGCTGCCACTGCCGATGCGCCCGGCGGCATGTTTGCCGATGCCACGCTCGGAACCGGAACGGATAGCGCCACGGACGATTGCAAAACACTGTATGAGTCCGTACCCGATGCCACGCGCGGCGCATTCATCATGAACGGGTCACAGTACATCGGTGCGTCCGCCATCGTGGACGCACAAGGACGGGTTGCCCGCTGCCCGGTGGTGGTGTCCTCGCGTGTGCCCCTGGGCGTTGTCGCGTTTATGGACGCGGCAGACTTTTGCGTAAGTGCCGGCGCGGACGTGGCAGTGGCCCTATCCGGCGATGCTGCCGTACACATGAGCGATGGGGCCGCGCCAATAGTGGGCGAGGATGGCACGTTAGCCGCGCCTACCACCAGCCTGTGGCAAATCAGCGCCGTGGGCATCCGCGTGGTGCTGCCGGCCGCTTGGGCGTGGCGTGCGTCAGGCCGCGTTGCCGTGCTGGAAAACTGTACGTGGTGA
- a CDS encoding intermembrane transport protein PqiB — translation MPEHTNHPPPNGIPPPGRKPRARWLPSLVWVVPIVAAVVGLSLLVSTLASRGPEITVTFRTAEGLTPGKTAVRYKDVDIGLVKTARLAADRSHVIATIALTKDARNFAVADTRFWVVRPRFAVSGVSGLETLLSGAYIGVDAGKSAETKHSFTGLENPPVITTDATGRQFVLRAQDLGSLDIGSPVYYRRVRVGHVVAYQLEPNGRDISLRVFVNKPYDKLVSADTRFWHASGVDLKLDANGLKLSTQSLATVMLGGVAFQAPDHSTAHAPAAENTEYLLAADQSEAMKEPDELAPALAVLNFDQSVRGLSPGAPVDFRGVTVGQVRSIGIEYQRDKKAFRMPVVVELYPSRMGLREKDVADDARKRAIVHSMVQRGMRAQMRTGNLLTGQMYVALDFFPKASSPVNLDLNASVPELPTTPGTFDELQAKLGDIVTKIGKVPFDQIGQDARTAMVSMNKMLVKADKLVAQVNGDVAPQVVAALQDMRRTLDTANGALAPDASLQQDTRRMMQELTQTAVSLRMLTDYLERHPEALLQGKREEK, via the coding sequence ATGCCCGAACACACTAACCATCCTCCCCCAAACGGTATTCCACCGCCAGGACGCAAGCCCCGCGCGCGCTGGCTACCTTCCCTCGTCTGGGTAGTCCCGATCGTTGCCGCGGTGGTCGGACTCTCGCTGCTGGTCAGCACGCTTGCGTCACGCGGGCCCGAGATCACCGTCACATTCCGCACCGCGGAGGGCCTGACGCCAGGCAAGACCGCCGTGCGCTACAAGGACGTCGATATCGGACTGGTCAAGACAGCACGTCTGGCAGCGGACCGTTCGCATGTGATCGCGACGATTGCTCTCACCAAGGACGCCAGGAACTTCGCCGTGGCCGACACACGGTTCTGGGTGGTACGGCCCCGCTTTGCCGTGAGCGGCGTGTCAGGACTGGAGACGCTGCTATCGGGCGCATATATCGGCGTGGATGCCGGCAAGTCGGCCGAGACGAAGCACAGCTTCACCGGGCTCGAAAATCCGCCGGTCATCACCACCGACGCTACCGGCAGGCAGTTCGTGCTGCGTGCGCAGGACCTGGGCTCGCTCGACATCGGCTCACCGGTCTACTATCGTCGCGTGCGGGTCGGCCACGTGGTCGCGTACCAGCTCGAACCGAATGGCCGCGATATATCGCTGCGCGTATTCGTCAACAAGCCCTATGACAAGCTCGTTTCCGCCGACACACGCTTCTGGCACGCCAGCGGTGTCGACCTCAAGCTCGACGCGAACGGCCTGAAGTTGTCCACGCAGTCGCTGGCCACCGTGATGCTTGGCGGGGTGGCCTTCCAGGCCCCGGACCACTCCACCGCGCATGCCCCGGCCGCCGAGAACACCGAGTACCTGCTGGCGGCGGACCAGTCCGAAGCCATGAAGGAACCGGACGAGCTCGCTCCCGCGCTGGCAGTGCTCAACTTCGATCAGTCCGTGCGCGGCCTGTCGCCCGGTGCGCCGGTCGATTTCCGCGGCGTGACCGTCGGGCAGGTGCGCTCGATCGGTATCGAATACCAGCGTGACAAGAAGGCCTTCCGCATGCCCGTGGTCGTGGAGCTCTATCCGTCTCGCATGGGTCTGCGCGAGAAGGACGTGGCTGACGACGCGCGCAAGCGCGCCATTGTGCATAGCATGGTACAGCGCGGCATGCGTGCGCAGATGCGCACCGGCAATCTGCTGACCGGCCAGATGTATGTGGCACTCGATTTCTTTCCGAAAGCGTCCTCGCCGGTTAACCTGGACCTGAACGCGTCGGTGCCTGAGCTCCCCACCACACCGGGCACCTTCGACGAGTTGCAGGCCAAGCTTGGCGACATCGTCACCAAGATCGGCAAGGTGCCGTTCGACCAGATCGGACAGGACGCGCGCACGGCGATGGTGTCGATGAACAAGATGCTCGTCAAGGCGGACAAGCTCGTGGCACAGGTCAACGGCGATGTGGCTCCGCAGGTGGTCGCTGCCCTGCAGGATATGCGCCGCACGCTCGATACGGCCAATGGCGCGCTGGCGCCCGACGCATCACTGCAACAGGATACGCGCAGGATGATGCAGGAACTCACGCAAACAGCCGTCTCGCTGCGCATGCTCACCGATTATCTCGAGCGGCATCCCGAAGCGCTCCTGCAAGGCAAGAGGGAAGAGAAATGA
- a CDS encoding efflux RND transporter periplasmic adaptor subunit: protein MNRNLRAAALTIIAAHLAACTPGPEPERKDVRPVRTVVAGRTAGSVGATYSGEIRARYESQLGFRTSGKIVARMVEVGSHVKRGQPLFQLDPTQETLQVAAAGAEADAARSRVAQARVDVKRTEQLLAQNFASQAELDQQRLALNQAEAQLRSAQARQQLNANMRGFTTLVADRDGVVSAINAEAGQVVSAGQTIATVAADGEREVSISIPESRVDELRKAPMLTITVWAQPDKSWTGKLRELAPDADSVTRTYSARISIQEADPELRLGMTASVIAPDVDGNGVVRVPLTAIVDHERGRQVWVVDPKTSRVIAREVRLGAAQNDSVLVVEGLAGGETVVSAGVHMLQAGQQVKVAEAVTVARAGGVK, encoded by the coding sequence TTGAACAGGAACCTTCGAGCGGCAGCTCTTACCATCATCGCGGCACATCTGGCCGCGTGCACACCGGGTCCGGAACCCGAACGCAAGGACGTGAGGCCAGTGCGGACAGTGGTCGCCGGGCGCACCGCCGGGTCGGTCGGTGCGACCTATTCAGGCGAGATTCGTGCGCGTTACGAAAGTCAGCTGGGATTCCGCACCAGCGGCAAGATCGTCGCGCGCATGGTGGAAGTCGGCAGCCATGTCAAGCGCGGCCAGCCGTTGTTCCAGCTCGATCCCACGCAAGAAACGTTGCAGGTAGCCGCGGCGGGCGCGGAGGCTGATGCGGCAAGAAGCCGGGTAGCCCAGGCGCGGGTGGACGTTAAGCGTACCGAGCAACTGCTGGCCCAGAACTTTGCTTCGCAAGCCGAGCTGGACCAGCAGCGGCTGGCGCTTAACCAGGCGGAAGCACAACTGCGTTCGGCACAGGCGCGTCAGCAGCTGAATGCCAACATGCGCGGATTTACCACGCTCGTAGCCGACCGCGATGGCGTGGTAAGCGCAATCAACGCGGAAGCTGGCCAGGTGGTTTCAGCCGGGCAGACGATCGCCACCGTCGCGGCTGACGGCGAACGCGAGGTTTCAATCAGCATTCCGGAGTCGCGCGTCGACGAGTTGCGCAAGGCGCCGATGCTGACGATTACGGTATGGGCGCAACCGGACAAGTCCTGGACGGGCAAGCTCCGCGAGCTTGCGCCGGACGCGGACAGCGTCACCCGGACGTACTCGGCGCGCATCTCCATTCAGGAGGCGGATCCGGAGCTGCGGTTAGGCATGACAGCGTCGGTGATCGCACCCGACGTGGACGGCAACGGCGTAGTCCGCGTGCCGCTGACCGCCATCGTTGATCATGAACGTGGCCGCCAGGTATGGGTGGTCGACCCGAAGACGTCGCGGGTGATCGCGCGTGAAGTCAGGCTGGGTGCGGCGCAGAACGACAGCGTCCTCGTGGTTGAGGGCCTGGCGGGCGGAGAGACCGTGGTGAGTGCCGGCGTGCACATGCTGCAGGCGGGCCAGCAGGTGAAGGTGGCCGAGGCGGTAACTGTCGCCAGGGCGGGAGGTGTGAAGTGA
- a CDS encoding TetR/AcrR family transcriptional regulator codes for MRKRLIESAMIVFGQRGVGASVIPEVIASAGVSQGSFYNHFRTNEDLLAAVGDALSHDMVQMIESVVGDIEDPALRVATGIRLYLHLARSYPVVAQFLSGTGLLLVGSKGAAVYEYLPSDIKEGLKRGTFDEVAADVALDMVAGAGLIAVHRMAKGRTAKDYPERIVRAVLQSLGVPAASAVRLTSPPLPKLVAPPESLLEKAQEKLAAKAEPSN; via the coding sequence ATGCGCAAACGTCTCATTGAAAGCGCGATGATCGTTTTTGGGCAAAGGGGTGTGGGGGCCAGCGTGATCCCGGAAGTCATCGCGTCTGCTGGCGTCTCGCAAGGTTCCTTCTACAACCATTTCCGTACTAACGAGGATCTGCTGGCGGCTGTCGGTGACGCGCTCAGTCACGACATGGTGCAAATGATTGAGAGCGTGGTCGGCGATATCGAAGACCCGGCGTTGCGGGTTGCAACGGGGATACGCTTATACCTGCACCTTGCGCGCTCCTATCCTGTCGTGGCGCAGTTTCTTTCCGGTACGGGCCTGCTTTTGGTCGGCAGCAAGGGTGCTGCCGTCTACGAATACCTGCCCTCGGATATCAAGGAAGGCCTGAAGAGAGGCACGTTTGACGAGGTTGCGGCCGATGTGGCGTTGGACATGGTGGCCGGCGCCGGGTTGATCGCCGTTCACCGCATGGCCAAGGGAAGAACAGCCAAGGATTATCCGGAACGGATTGTCCGGGCGGTGTTGCAGTCGCTCGGCGTGCCTGCAGCGAGTGCGGTACGGTTGACCTCCCCGCCTTTGCCAAAGCTGGTGGCTCCGCCGGAATCCTTGCTCGAAAAGGCCCAGGAGAAGCTCGCCGCCAAGGCCGAGCCCTCCAACTAG
- a CDS encoding TetR/AcrR family transcriptional regulator, with amino-acid sequence MTPMQTRFATEAEPWKTGDHRQRVAAKRRQRMRSLLLNSAMRLMLENRVSTPSIDDIISAAGVSRGTFYKYFPSSDAIVREIVGKMAEQWVRAADPIVRDHDDPAEHIARGIRLASILTVHQPEVAGILGRLGWTAYQAPNMLEFVRRDIEEGVRLNRFKRMPIALGFNIVAGAAMSAMQSMLETECREDFSELAAAVALRALGVEESAADAISRSPLHASEALFDGLLAKTISDMP; translated from the coding sequence ATGACCCCGATGCAGACCCGATTCGCAACGGAAGCAGAACCGTGGAAGACTGGCGACCACCGTCAGCGCGTCGCGGCAAAGCGGCGGCAGCGTATGCGCTCGCTATTGCTGAACAGTGCGATGCGCCTGATGCTGGAGAACAGGGTCTCGACGCCGTCCATCGACGACATCATCTCGGCAGCAGGGGTTTCACGCGGAACGTTCTACAAGTACTTTCCGTCGTCCGACGCGATCGTGCGGGAGATTGTCGGGAAGATGGCCGAGCAGTGGGTGCGGGCGGCCGACCCCATTGTGCGCGACCATGACGACCCGGCCGAGCACATCGCCAGGGGAATACGGCTGGCGTCGATCCTGACGGTACACCAGCCGGAGGTGGCTGGCATCCTTGGCCGGCTCGGATGGACGGCCTACCAGGCGCCGAATATGCTGGAGTTTGTCCGCAGGGACATAGAGGAAGGCGTTCGGCTCAATCGCTTCAAGCGCATGCCGATCGCCCTGGGCTTCAATATCGTTGCCGGAGCCGCAATGAGCGCAATGCAGAGCATGCTTGAGACCGAATGTCGCGAAGATTTTTCGGAGCTCGCCGCTGCCGTGGCATTGCGCGCCCTGGGCGTGGAGGAATCAGCGGCCGATGCGATATCCAGGTCGCCGCTGCATGCGAGTGAAGCGCTATTCGATGGCTTGCTCGCGAAAACGATCAGCGATATGCCATAG
- a CDS encoding efflux RND transporter permease subunit, whose product MKGINLSEWALKHQQMVAFLLLLLSVAGALAYGSLGQKEDPEFTIKTMVVQAYWPGSSAQQMADQVTDKIERKLQEVAEIDYTSTYVKPGETQVKVNLRENVPPEAVPDVWYQVRKKMGDIRHTLPQGTQGPLFNDEFGDTFGNLYAITGDGFDYDDLRRIADAARNEFLRVDDVNKVDLVGKQEQKIYVEVSTAKLASLGIDPALIASTLAQTNAVTSGGTVQTSAEQVRLAVSGEFDSVEKIRAIGIRAGQRTFRLGDIADVRRGFVEPATSRMRFNGNEAIGLAVSMRKGGDVIRLGAKLDETIQRIESNLPVGVQIHAVSDQPRIVEHSVFEFKKSLAEAVIIVLVVSFLSLGLRTGLVVALSIPLVLAMTFLAMYVMGIELQRISLGALIIALGLLVDDAIIAVEMMALKLEQGWDKFRAATYAYTATAFPMLTGTLITAAGFLPVGFAKSGTGEYVYSLFQVVGISLVLSWVVAVLFTPYIGFKLLKEHAHASHDEDAVYQRGFYVRFRRFIDFCLKQRVWVLGITVAAFIGSLLLFKAIPQQFFPASDRPELIVDLWMPKASTFEASQREVQKLEGLLKGDPDIAAVTSFVGNGAPRFYLPLDVQTPNLNLGEMLVMTKGGEARERVKEKLEKLFDEKFPNVRGRVNRLENGPPVGYPVQFRVYGQDNAKVRAIGQKLAAIMREEPHVRQVNQDWGERVKRLQVDVDQDKARALGVSSGQIKEALEASLSGTPITQYREEDQGIDVVSRLVAAERTDLNNLKDAKIYVRDGKFVPVSQVARLTLDSEDSELWRRNRVPTLTVRADIAGAQGPDVTRALQPKIDALEKELPLGYGIEIGGAYESSAKAQASVFAVMPVTIIVVLLLLMIQLQDMRKMAMVLLTAPLGLIGVSIIMAAFRIPFGFVAMLGVIALAGMIIRNSVILVVQIDQDVAAGVPLWTAIVEAAVRRLRPIVLTALAAILAMVPLTHSVFWGPMAWAIMGGLAVATVLTLVFLPALYATWYRAKRPATV is encoded by the coding sequence GTGAAAGGGATCAACCTGTCCGAATGGGCACTGAAGCACCAGCAGATGGTGGCGTTTCTGCTGTTGCTGTTGTCAGTGGCCGGTGCGCTGGCATACGGCAGCCTGGGCCAGAAGGAAGACCCCGAGTTCACGATCAAGACCATGGTTGTGCAGGCGTACTGGCCGGGAAGCTCCGCGCAGCAGATGGCCGACCAGGTCACCGACAAGATCGAGCGCAAGCTGCAAGAGGTCGCCGAGATTGACTATACGTCCACCTATGTGAAGCCGGGCGAAACGCAGGTCAAGGTCAACCTGCGCGAGAATGTACCACCGGAGGCCGTACCCGATGTGTGGTACCAGGTCCGCAAGAAGATGGGCGACATCCGGCATACCCTGCCCCAGGGCACGCAGGGCCCGCTCTTCAATGACGAGTTCGGCGACACGTTCGGTAACCTCTATGCCATCACGGGCGATGGCTTCGACTATGACGACCTGAGACGGATCGCGGACGCCGCGCGTAATGAGTTCCTTCGTGTCGACGACGTCAACAAGGTCGACCTGGTAGGCAAGCAGGAACAAAAGATCTATGTGGAAGTCTCCACCGCCAAGCTCGCCTCGCTGGGTATCGACCCGGCACTGATCGCATCGACGCTCGCACAAACCAATGCCGTGACATCCGGCGGAACGGTTCAAACGTCGGCGGAACAAGTACGGCTGGCTGTCAGTGGCGAGTTCGACTCAGTCGAAAAAATTCGCGCCATCGGCATCCGTGCCGGCCAGCGTACCTTCCGCCTTGGCGATATCGCCGACGTCCGCCGCGGCTTTGTGGAGCCCGCCACCTCGAGGATGCGCTTCAACGGCAATGAGGCGATCGGCCTGGCTGTGAGCATGCGCAAGGGCGGCGACGTGATTCGGCTTGGCGCAAAGCTGGACGAAACGATCCAGCGCATCGAGTCCAACCTGCCGGTGGGCGTGCAGATCCACGCGGTCAGCGACCAGCCGCGTATCGTCGAACATTCCGTATTCGAGTTCAAGAAGAGCCTGGCCGAGGCCGTGATCATTGTGCTCGTCGTCAGCTTCCTGTCGCTGGGCTTGCGCACCGGGTTGGTCGTCGCGCTCAGCATCCCGCTGGTGCTGGCCATGACCTTCCTGGCGATGTACGTGATGGGCATCGAGTTGCAGCGCATCTCGCTCGGTGCGCTGATCATCGCGCTAGGTTTGTTGGTGGACGACGCCATCATTGCCGTCGAAATGATGGCGCTGAAGCTGGAGCAGGGCTGGGACAAGTTCCGCGCCGCCACCTACGCCTACACTGCCACGGCTTTCCCGATGCTCACCGGAACGCTGATTACCGCGGCGGGTTTTCTCCCGGTCGGCTTTGCGAAGTCGGGCACGGGCGAATATGTGTACTCGCTGTTCCAGGTGGTGGGTATTTCGCTGGTGCTGTCATGGGTCGTGGCAGTCCTCTTTACGCCTTACATCGGCTTCAAGCTCCTGAAGGAGCATGCGCACGCCTCGCATGACGAGGACGCGGTCTACCAGCGCGGCTTCTATGTCAGGTTCCGCCGGTTCATCGACTTCTGCCTGAAGCAGCGCGTGTGGGTGCTCGGCATCACGGTTGCTGCGTTCATCGGCTCACTGCTGCTGTTCAAGGCAATACCCCAGCAGTTCTTTCCGGCGTCTGACCGTCCCGAACTCATCGTGGACCTGTGGATGCCGAAGGCTTCGACGTTCGAGGCGAGTCAACGCGAGGTCCAGAAGCTGGAAGGCCTGCTCAAGGGCGATCCGGACATTGCGGCGGTGACCAGCTTTGTTGGCAACGGTGCGCCGCGATTCTACCTGCCCCTCGACGTGCAGACGCCCAATCTGAATCTGGGCGAGATGCTGGTGATGACGAAGGGCGGCGAGGCACGGGAGCGGGTGAAGGAGAAGCTCGAGAAGCTGTTCGACGAAAAATTCCCCAATGTGCGCGGCCGCGTCAATCGACTGGAAAACGGTCCGCCGGTCGGTTACCCGGTGCAGTTCCGAGTGTACGGGCAGGACAACGCCAAAGTACGCGCAATCGGGCAGAAACTGGCCGCGATCATGCGCGAAGAGCCGCACGTGCGCCAGGTCAATCAGGACTGGGGCGAACGCGTCAAGCGCTTGCAGGTCGACGTCGACCAGGACAAGGCGCGTGCACTGGGTGTCAGCTCAGGCCAGATCAAGGAGGCCCTTGAGGCTTCGCTGTCGGGCACGCCAATCACGCAGTACCGCGAGGAAGACCAGGGTATCGATGTGGTGTCGCGCCTCGTCGCGGCGGAACGCACGGACCTGAACAACCTGAAGGACGCAAAGATCTACGTGCGCGACGGCAAGTTCGTGCCGGTCTCGCAGGTGGCCCGACTCACGCTTGACAGCGAGGACAGCGAGCTGTGGCGGCGTAATCGCGTGCCGACGCTGACGGTTCGTGCCGATATCGCGGGGGCGCAGGGACCCGACGTCACGCGTGCACTGCAGCCGAAGATCGACGCACTGGAAAAAGAACTTCCGCTCGGCTACGGCATCGAGATCGGTGGCGCTTACGAATCGAGTGCGAAGGCTCAGGCTTCTGTTTTCGCGGTGATGCCTGTGACGATCATCGTGGTGCTCCTGCTGCTGATGATTCAATTGCAGGATATGAGAAAGATGGCGATGGTCTTGCTGACAGCGCCGCTCGGACTGATCGGTGTCAGCATCATCATGGCCGCGTTCCGGATTCCATTTGGTTTTGTCGCCATGCTAGGCGTTATCGCCCTCGCCGGAATGATCATCCGCAACTCGGTGATTCTGGTCGTGCAGATCGACCAGGACGTGGCCGCGGGTGTCCCATTGTGGACGGCCATCGTGGAGGCGGCGGTCCGACGGCTACGCCCGATCGTGCTGACTGCCCTGGCGGCGATCCTGGCGATGGTGCCGCTTACCCATTCCGTGTTCTGGGGTCCCATGGCGTGGGCAATCATGGGTGGGCTCGCCGTTGCCACGGTGCTGACCCTCGTCTTCCTTCCTGCCCTGTATGCGACCTGGTACCGCGCAAAGCGTCCTGCGACCGTCTGA